The genome window TACCGGGCGAACGCGCAGAAAGCGTCGATTGCCGCGACCGACGACACCACGGTGATTACCGTGCTCAGCGATTCGGCCACCGAGGGTGAGGAGATCACGTCGACGGTCACCGGCACGGTGGACGGAGTGCATTTCCGCATCACCGCGGTCGGCGTCACCGACACGGACGTGGTCACGTCCCTGGCGGAGGCGCAGGTCGCGCGCATCACCGGCGTCAGGGAGGGACAGGACTAGATGTTCGGCCGGAAAGCGTCGACGACCCGACGGCTGTGGAAAGACGCGCCCGATCCGGGCGACGTCGAGGTCATCCCCGACCCGCACCCGGACGCAGAGCTCGCCGCCTCGGTGCTGCGGCGCGTCCTGGTCGAGGTCGGAGGGGAGGACGTGGCAGGGTTCGATGTCGCGGTGGCAGTGTCGGTGTCTCCGCTGACATTCACGCTGGAGGCACTGTGGCGCGGCGTCGCCGACGCGACGGCGGATGTCATCCTGAACCGGTGGAATGCGGGGCACACCGTGCCGCGCGTCCACGCCGAACTGGATGAGGAGGGCCGGATCCGGGTGTGCGCTGACAGCACGCTGGTCAGCAATTCGGGGGTGACGGTGCAGCAACTTGATGAGTGGATGCGCCGGGCGCTGGCCGGAGTCAGTGCATTGGGCGCGTACCTTTCCACGCGGTGGACCGAGGGGGCGGAGCCGGTCGGGTCTCCGGACCTGCCGGTGGCCTCCGGCGACATCACCGCCCTGGTCACCGACGACAACCGCTATGGCCTGCGTGGTGGGCGTACACCGGCGGTACTGCTGCCCCGGCTGCGCGGCGGTGAGCAGGCGACCGAGGTGAAGGACGCCGGGGCGTCCGGCCGCAGGGGCAACGGCT of Corynebacterium terpenotabidum Y-11 contains these proteins:
- a CDS encoding YbjN domain-containing protein, translated to MFGRKASTTRRLWKDAPDPGDVEVIPDPHPDAELAASVLRRVLVEVGGEDVAGFDVAVAVSVSPLTFTLEALWRGVADATADVILNRWNAGHTVPRVHAELDEEGRIRVCADSTLVSNSGVTVQQLDEWMRRALAGVSALGAYLSTRWTEGAEPVGSPDLPVASGDITALVTDDNRYGLRGGRTPAVLLPRLRGGEQATEVKDAGASGRRGNGYLRFPSGPDVVLHDGTLTVTDSVPLGETDADTVDWLCALCGRANAAPGGVVSVVDSGPGGTMLTCAVHRPVGSGLSDSQAADIVTRDRQVVVEALRLLLAEVTDA